The sequence AACCCCAATCCAGTGTGTCTAAATCTTGTATCATTTCCCATGAACAGGGTATCACGCTAGCAAACCAAATACATTCTCCAAGTTGGAACAAGGAGAGGAACCATGGATAATAGAAGATGAAGTCCATAGTAGAACCTGTCCaggtgagtgagtgagtgaaaaCCAGCAATGGGAACAGCCATGTAAGTCATAGTTTAGTCCTTTAGAGATTGCATCACAGCTGGGAAGGTGTCTGGGGATATCTAAACAGCTCTCCCTATGTGAGCACTCTTTCTTTGTAGGTATTTAGAGGAAAATATACCCCCTGACTCTTCTTGGATCTGATCTCTATTTAATAGTAGATATTGATTTCCTTTCCTAATATTCTTTTATTCTAGGGTTACATAGTTAGCAATATTGAGCCACCAAGTCATTCATTAGGTACTTTTATACCATCTCATTTTCATAGAAGAATTCATGGTTCTCTTCTCTCTAGAAAACAGGACAGTTGACAGTCATCTACAAGACCACACTGAAAAACAAAGATTTCTGAAGAAAATGGAACGATGCCACAAAAAGAGTACATTTGGAAGCATGATGCATCTGAGCAAAATGCTTTTTTCCCTAAAGCAAAATCATATGTTTGACTTATAtacaaaaactttaaaatcaaatttaagtTTAGTCAATCAGAACGGAAGATATGAAATAAAGAACCCTCCTAAGGCTAATGGAAATAGGAAAATCTTTCTATATGGTAAACATGAACAATTTTATACTGAAATTGCATCTACTGAAAGTACAAAATGCGTCAGCACTAAGTGCCAAATCTTTAAACCTCAGATAACTCACAAAATAGATAGGCCTCATGCATGTGTTGAATGTGGGAAAGTCTTCATCAAGAAGTGTCAGCTCATTTCCCAGCAGAACATTCATAAAGGCGAGAAACCCTATGGATGTGGTCAATGTGGGAAATCCTACCCTAGAAATTTCACATATGTTAAACAACAGAAATCTCATGCAGGGGAGAAACCCAGTGTGTCCAATGAATATGGAAAAGGCGCCACTCTAAAGAGCAGTCTCATTCAGCAGCAAGCGCACATGGAAGAGAAACCCTATATATGCAGTGAATGTGGAAAAGGCTTCACGATGAAGCGCTATCTGATTGCACATCAGCGGACTCATagtggagagaaaccctatgtaTGCAGTGAATGTGGAAAAGGCTTCACTGTGAAAAGCAATCTTGTCGTGCATCAGCGAACTCATACAGGTGAGAAACCCTATATATGCAGTGAATGTGGGAAGGGTTTCACCATGAAGCGTTACCTTGTTGTACATCAAcgaactcacactggtgagaaaccctatatCTGCAATGAATGTGGAAAAGGCTTCACCGTGAAGAGCAATCTCATCGTACATCAGCGATCTCATACGGGggaaaagtcttatatatgcagtgaATGTGGAAAAGGCTTCACCGTGAAGCGCACTCTCATTATTCATCAGCGAACTCATACAGGGGAgaaatcttatatatgcagtgAATGTGGAAAAGGCTTTACCACAAAGCGTACTCTTGTTATACATCAAcgaactcatactggagagaagccctatgaatgCAATGATTGTGGTAAAGCCTTCAGCCAGAAGATCTGTCTCATACAACATGAGAGATGTCATACAGGAAAAACTCCATTTGTATGTACTGAGTGTGGAAAGTCCTATTCACACAAATATGGTCTCATTACCcatcagagaattcacacaggagagaaaccttataaatgcaatgaatgtggcaaaGCCTTCACCACAAAGTCAGTACTCAATGTACATCAAAGAACTCACACAGGAGAGAGACCATATGGATGCAGTGATTGTGAGAAAGCGTTCTCCCACTTATCAAACCTTGTTAAACATAAGAGAATGCATACACGAGAAATGTGTGGATTTGCTCGAGTTGGAAGTTCCTTTAACAGAGAATCACAGCTTATTATATACAAGTGATACCATGCAGAAGAAAATTCCCATTAATACAATAACTGTGGAAATGTGACTGTAGTAACTCAGACTTCATTAAATACAAGTGGGTTTCTAGCTGATTGGAATGTACATCTGACATTAGATGTGCACTCTCAGGAATATTAATTTGCCCAGGAGAGAAAACTTTTGAATGCAGTTGAATGTGGTGGTGCCTTTAATGATTATctcacattttctttcaaaaaaaaacatagaaaaagctCTGATACATTCAATGTGGAGATTCCTTGAGCAAaaatttctagttcattaaatGTCTAAAAAGTGTATATGGAGACAAATCTTATAAAAGCAGTGACTAGACTTACAATAGACTAGCCTATGGGAAGATAGGCTTTATTATCAGTGAGCATTACAGATCAACACTGAGCTCATAGTTGATTGAAATAAAATGTCTGTAGGAAAGGCTTTACCCAGAAATAAGATTTCAGTGTCAAAGAGTTTACGTTGGAGAAAAAACTTTTAAGACAACAGTAAATTTGGCAGGATTTCAGTGATATCACTTGTCAGGAAATTATGTAGAAAATAAAACTGTTCTGAGCACACTGAATATGAAACACCTTTAGAAAGTATCAGAAAATTCATGAAGGAATGAAGCCCTGAGaaaatgaatgtttattttttattacaagtCTAACCTTATACATCATAAATATTCCTGATGTCATTTCTTGGACTGCGTACTTTGAACTTTATTCCTAGTTGCCTTGTCAATggttctgtaattttaaaaaaatgatctctCTTCAGCactgattgatttttatttatacattaaGCAAGACTGTTCTATGACTATCCCATATTATGTGATTAGCTCTTATATTTCTTTgactctaaatttttaaaatactgaatttaACCTACTGAAGTACCGAAAGAGGAAACTAAATAAATTTGTAAGTGTAACATCATCTTCGAAAGTGCTAAACTAAGTCAATAAAATATAACCAAATAGTTTATAAAACATTCAgctatttttataaaacaaattacTTTAAGCATcaagaaatttcaaaatagtCCGAAGACTTTCCTTGTATCCTTCACCCAACTTCTCCCAGTGAAAACATCATCAATAACCGTATCTcattatcaaaaccaggaaaataGCATTGGTAAAATACTGTTTACTCCTAACCTGATTTGGATttcactagttttttttttttagtatgacCTTAACTTGCATGGATGATGATGGACTAATGATGATGGACACCATTTTCTGCTTACCTACCACACATGTATCCTCTTTGATATATTGTCAGTTAAAATCTTTTGcctggggagtgaatgtagctcaagtggttgagtacctacttcccatgcacaaggtcccaggttcgatccccagtatctcctaaaaaataaacaaatgaaaaaaaaacaactctcattggggagcaggtgtagctcagtggttgattgcttgcttcccatgtacaaggtcctgggttcaatccctggacacaatcttctgcccattttctagttgggttgtttgttttcttactaaACGTAGTTTAAAAGCATTgctaatatattctggatacaaataCTTGTTGGAGATGTAATGTGCGAATAGTTTTTCTTGGTCTGTAGCTTGTCTTTCACTATCttagcagggtctcagagaaaagtttttcattttcatgaagtgcaatgtatctttttttctaaTACAGATTGTAATTATGGTGTCTAGTTTAAGAATTCTTCACCGACGATTGGGCATGAAACTTTCTCCCaggttttctttagaaaaatattatcattttgcCTTTTACATTCAATactataatccattttgagttaattttatatgAGGTATGAGAATTAAGTCAAGGTTCATTTTCTTTACCTATCAATGTGCAGTTGTTccaacattgttgaaatgactgTTCTTTTTCCATTAAGTTGATTTCCCACCTTTGTTCTAATCAGTTACTGATTTTATAGCTGTAGTTCTAGATTCTCTATTATCTTTCATTGATTTAGGTTTCTAACCCTTTGCTAATAGTACAATGTCTTGATTTTTGTATCCATATAGTAAGATTTAAAATTGGCTAGTCATTCCTCCAACTTTATTATTCTTAAAGTAGTTTTAGCTAATAtagtttctttgtcttttgatagTCATTTTTACATTAAGTTTAACTGCACAAAATCTACAGGGATTTTGATTGACATTGCATTAATCTATATGTCAAATTGAAAATTTGATATCTTTACTGTATTCAGctttccaatccataaacatgtcTCTCCATTTAATTAattctcttgatttcttttatcagcaTTGGGTAGTTTATACCATGCAGATCTACTATGTTTTTGTTAATTTATACTGTAATATTAAGGCCACTATTCAGTTTATAGACTACAGTTCCCACAAGAGaccatcttcatttttttttaagatttatttttattttttatttatttttctccccttcccctctccctgccccagttgtctgttctctgtgtccttttgctgcatgttctttttgtccgcttctgttgttgtcagcggcacaggaatcagtgtttctttttgttgcgtcatcttgtgtcagctctctgtgtgtgcagcaccattcctgggcaggccgcactttctttcgcactgggcagctctccttacggggcgcactccttgcatgtggggctcccctacacccctgcgtcgcacagcactccttgtgcacatcagcactgcacatgggccagctgcacacaggtcaaggaggcccggggtttgaaccgcagacctcccatgtggtagacagacgccctaaacactgggccaagtctgcttccccatcttcATTTCTAACACCAGTTGCAAGATCAAGAGGGTTCCCAAAGCCATGCTCAGGtttaataatttgatagaatTACTGACAGAACTTAGTGAAGCCATTATACTCATGGTTATACAATATTATAGGGAAATAATACAGATGGAAATCAACCAGGGTAAGAAGGACATAGAGTGCAGGAGAAATACCAAGTATGGAGCTTCCATTTTTCTTCCTGTGGAGTCAGGACATATAACCCTCTAGATAGCAATGTGTGACATGCAGGGAGGATTGCCAACTGAGGTAGCTTACCCAAGCTTCAGTGTTCATTTTTTATTAGGGCTCTGTTATGTAGGAATGATTGCTTGATTGTCCTTCTGGCTGATCCCAGTCCTCAGGTTGACACTGCATTACCCAAACCTCTCACCCTAAGTTATATTGTTGGTATTTCTGGCATGGCCAAGTCCTTTCCTAAATAACATTGTCTATCTAGGTGACCCGAGGTCCCCAGGTAAAGACACTAGAGATTAACATTCCAGAGCTGAGGGCAAAGACCAGACCTCTTTTTGGGCAAGGTTAAATTATTTACTACATAtgtacttgtagcagtttgatatttatgaagtCCAAAATAAGAGactgtttgtaaattggtctgttcctctgggtatgattcTCTTTGCTtatattagattcacctgagatatctttgattaaattattttttatgattagggctttgattcaaccacatcattagggtataaCTCGTGtttagtccccacccctttggtgggttggtataaatgggcactcactccagaagacagaaaaagatacatggagggaagtggatagGGCTCAATggcagagcttccacctaccatataggaggtccagagttcaatacccagggcctcctggaccatgtggcgagctggcccatgtggagtgctgccgtgcacaaggcaTGTCGCCCCACAGAggtgccccccccccgccccgcacgtGAAAGGAGTAcagccccatgcaggagggcagaccacccaggagtggagctgcctACAcaggctgatgcagcaagatgatgcaacaaaaaagagacacagagaagagacaatatgagacacatcaaactagggagctgaggtggagcaagagaatgatcacctctctcccaatccagaaggtcccaggatgggtcccagagctgcctaataagaacacaacacattgaatggacacagagaggagacaatggaggggggagaaataaggggaaaaaaagaagatacatggAAGAGAGAGCTACATAGATGCCACAGGAGATCATTTTGATCCTatgaccccaggaagagagacaagctctatgccagcccatagctgagagaaaggaacactgaacccttgcagagatcagcaaccgtcttgcttcaacacatggcaactgactagtgagaaagtaaccttgagttgaattctttaggccttgtaactgtaagcttttaccccaagtaaataccctttgtaaaaaccaacagatttttggtactttgcatcagcacctccttggctgactaatacaatacttGAGTAATAATTTGCAAGAGAAAAGGGGAGAATTGTAAATGGTATGGTTTCAGTGTCAGCCTCAGATTTAATGATTTTCTAgaaggactc is a genomic window of Dasypus novemcinctus isolate mDasNov1 chromosome 18, mDasNov1.1.hap2, whole genome shotgun sequence containing:
- the LOC101419163 gene encoding zinc finger protein 614 isoform X4; translation: MIKAQELLTLEDVAVEFTWEEWQLLVPAQKDLYRDVMLENYNNLISMGYHASKPNTFSKLEQGEEPWIIEDEVHSRTCPENRTVDSHLQDHTEKQRFLKKMERCHKKSTFGSMMHLSKMLFSLKQNHMFDLYTKTLKSNLSLVNQNGRYEIKNPPKANGNRKIFLYGKHEQFYTEIASTESTKCVSTKCQIFKPQITHKIDRPHACVECGKVFIKKCQLISQQNIHKGEKPYGCGQCGKSYPRNFTYVKQQKSHAGEKPSVSNEYGKGATLKSSLIQQQAHMEEKPYICSECGKGFTMKRYLIAHQRTHSGEKPYVCSECGKGFTVKSNLVVHQRTHTGEKPYICSECGKGFTMKRYLVVHQRTHTGEKPYICNECGKGFTVKSNLIVHQRSHTGEKSYICSECGKGFTVKRTLIIHQRTHTGEKSYICSECGKGFTTKRTLVIHQRTHTGEKPYECNDCGKAFSQKICLIQHERCHTGKTPFVCTECGKSYSHKYGLITHQRIHTGEKPYKCNECGKAFTTKSVLNVHQRTHTGERPYGCSDCEKAFSHLSNLVKHKRIHTGEKPHGCSLCGKAFSTKFSLTTHQKTHTGEKPYICNECGKGFIEKRRLIAHHRTHTGEKPFICNVCGKGFTLKNSLLTHQQTHTEEKSYTCTECGKGFSMKHCLIVHQRTHTGEKPYVCNECGKGFTLKSPLIRHQRTHTGEKPYVCSECGKGFTMKSDLIVHQRTHTEEKPYICNDCGKGFTVKSRLIVHQRSHTGEKPYVCSECGKGFPAKIRLIGHQRTHTGEKPYVCSECGKGFTEKSHLNVHRRTHTGEKPYICNECGKGLTGKSMLIAHQRIHTGEKPYICNECGKGFTMKSTLGIHQRTHTGEEPYKCNECGKAFRKKTCLIQHQRFHTGKTSFACTECGKFSLRKHDLITHQRIHTGEKPYECNECGKAFTTKSGLNVHQRKHTGERPYGCSDCGKAFAHLSILVKHKRMHT